Proteins from one Carcharodon carcharias isolate sCarCar2 chromosome 19, sCarCar2.pri, whole genome shotgun sequence genomic window:
- the luzp1 gene encoding leucine zipper protein 1, whose product MTDTMSLKETSNRQLRLKLTNLGRRVDELEEATKTLHRTEDELMDLQDKVIQAEGSNSSLLSEVDILRKRVLTIEGKDEEVRKAEDMCRNLKDKLEAEVKLSKDLKVEIEKLQDRMAELEKLEEAFNKSKSDCTQLCLSLNEEKNLTRKLITELEVLRARVKELELSESRLDKSEKNILEELEKLKSFAVILAEERKAMNETLKLKELAIQDLTKKLEQNNKINVADQSRNSSNVRTNVNEKTYNYSGDRGELRIEENMTTGLSPKGNLAKKGLDSLTITHNVGLRNKGGQEGQEDNKIKDLTQEIERLKKRLKLLEMVEEDLKKTEAKHNELQEKYLSEQNKAKMLADQIEEMKLQMARNKALENGESAHQEIRIRSRQDKTKYKSVAAEPQVLKEKTHETSYQPRSQREKMRNRDLLLEDDNMGKSYRRPLSPSASRRFQRPSSNPRTAASNEKKSEDKSSVNSYCSTQKDQDLHSEKLKKPREPPSVLSRYPPAANEPSVKRPWNTQSKQSENEPKSKPEKASRDYSDLELSSALPERQKRTLSSLHNSENENMMAQDEVNDSGDDSSSTGPAVSLLNGTVPSYRNHTASPTSNSEPKNACLVEVEVPLSTSNESTAIKMAEKLATREEPEATMEVTSATARPRRLRYLHSSRSRATSMENTDMKCNTGEEPLKYKHTEAIASEDVNVNQNPGPELKRVCSPREGLRSKAIIKPAIIAIDKKEVMTTGTEPSAGEHSLSPKSVPNKVTSSITIHPSDLPFQRVNNTAMPKEKHTSTSNITISSSEMPLQRSNISIPYEISIRRSDITMKPSESDSCDEDETESVSEMSVSSNITVKSPECADHDSSVTSYTSRRRYRTANQAETESKSLSMDPLERASWRNSRTVAQVEPTKYENDPGMDFSRVTVRKASRTNVSNEAAERNSSTRGALIDGYAKKVNSFSNSLDLVEAKSSLPAETPLHRSYVSATESIIRRKQNSTVASKVADWNNTCSLTGQDSSDIHSALNSSLLSKRKEIAKQILSDIATERVPRSETVGKRQSVKLELRRNPTGSAPHQTATRTEDKTPIGILSQIRMTSRR is encoded by the coding sequence ATGACGGACACAATGAGCCTCAAAGAGACTTCAAACCGGCAGCTGCGGCTAAAGCTGACTAACTTGGGGCGTCGTGTTGACGAACTGGAGGAGGCTACCAAAACCCTGCACCGAACAGAGGACGAGTTAATGGACCTGCAGGATAAAGTCATCCAAGCTGAAGGCAGCAACTCCAGTCTACTGAGCGAGGTGGATATCCTGCGCAAGAGGGTACTTACCATCGAGGGGAAGGACGAGGAGGTCAGGAAGGCTGAAGATATGTGCAGGAACTTGAAAGACAAACTGGAGGCCGAGGTTAAGCTGAGCAAAGACCTCAAGGTGGAGATTGAGAAGCTGCAGGACAGGATGGCGGAGCTGGAGAAATTGGAGGAGGCATTTAATAAAAGTAAATCGGACTGCACTCAACTGTGCCTGAGCTTGAACGAAGAGAAAAACCTCACCAGGAAGCTGATAACAGAGCTGGAGGTCCTTCGAGCCAGGGTGAAGGAGCTGGAGTTGTCGGAAAGTCGACTCGATAAGTCGGAAAAAAACATTCTCGAAGAGCTAGAAAAATTAAAGTCTTTTGCTGTCATTTTGGCAGAGGAACGGAAAGCCATGAATGAAACATTGAAGCTAAAGGAACTAGCTATCCAGGACCTTACAAAGAAATTGGAACAAAACAATAAGATAAATGTGGCAGATCAAAGTCGGAACTCCTCAAATGTCAGGACAAATGTTAATGAGAAAACATATAATTATTCAGGGGACAGAGGTGAACTCAGGATTGAGGAAAACATGACAACTGGCCTGTCACCTAAAGGCAACTTGGCAAAGAAAGGTTTGGACTCTCTAACTATAACACACAATGTTGGACTCAGAAACAAAGGAGGCCAAGAGGGTCAGGAGGACAACAAAATTAAGGATCTCACTCAAGAAATAGAAAGGTTGAAGAAACGTCTGAAATTGCTCGAGATGGTGGAGGAGGACCTGAAGAAAACAGAAGCAAAACACAACGAGTTACAAGAGAAGTATCTGAGTGAGCAGAACAAAGCCAAAATGCTAGCTGATCAGATCGAGGAGATGAAATTGCAAATGGCGAGGAACAAagccttggaaaatggtgagagtgcaCACCAGGAGATTCGTATTAGGTCTCGACAGGacaaaacaaaatataaaagtgTTGCAGCAGAGCCACAGGTCCTGAAAGAGAAGACTCATGAGACTTCGTATCAGCCACGGTCACAGAGGGAGAAAATGAGAAACAGAGACTTGTTGCTAGAGGATGACAATATGGGGAAAAGTTACAGGCGTCCTCTCAGCCCCAGTGCAAGTAGAAGATTTCAAAGGCCCTCTTCAAACCCAAGAACAGCAGCTTCCAATGAAAAGAAATCCGAAGATAAGTCTTCTGTAAACAGCTATTGCTCTACGCAGAAAGATCAGGACCTGCACTCCGAGAAGCTTAAGAAACCCAGGGAGCCACCATCAGTGCTGAGTCGCTATCCTCCAGCAGCCAATGAGCCCAGTGTAAAGAGACCCTGGAACACCCAGAGTAAACAGAGTGAAAATGAACCAAAGAGTAAACCAGAGAAAGCATCTAGAGACTACAGTGACTTGGAGCTATCGTCAGCACTTCCTGAAAGACAGAAAAGGACTCTCAGCTCTTTACacaattctgaaaatgagaaCATGATGGCTCAGGATGAGGTGAACGATTCTGGAGATGACTCATCGTCCACGGGTCCTGCTGTTAGCCTTTTGAATGGAACGGTTCCCTCTTATAGGAATCATACAGCTTCTCCAACATCTAACAGTGAGCCCAAGAATGCCTGTCTGGTTGAGGTTGAAGTACCACTAAGTACCAGCAATGAATCCACTGCAATAAAGATGGCAGAGAAATTGGCAACACGTGAAGAGCCAGAAGCCACTATGGAAGTTACGTCTGCGACAGCAAGACCACGCAGGTTAAGGTACTTGCATTCATCAAGGTCCCGGGCCACGAGTATGGAGAACACGGACATGAAATGTAACACAGGTGAGGAGCCACTCAAATATAAACACACCGAAGCCATCGCTTCAGAGGATGTGAATGTGAATCAAAATCCGGGCCCAGAGTTGAAAAGAGTTTGTAGCCCGAGAGAGGGGCTGAGATCCAAAGCAATTATCAAGCCTGCCATCATTGCCATAGATAAGAAGGAAGTGATGACAACTGGAACAGAGCCAAGCGCCGGAGAGCACAGTCTCTCACCAAAAAGTGTGCCAAATAAAGTGACCAGTAGCATCACAATACATCCATCAGACCTGCCTTTTCAAAGGGTGAATAACACTGCAATGccaaaggaaaaacatacttccaCAAGCAATATTACCATCAGTTCAAGTGAAATGCCTTTACAAAGGAGCAATATTAGTATTCCTTATGAAATATCAATCCGTAGAAGTGATATTACAATGAAGCCATCGGAGTCAGATAGTTGCGATGAAGATGAGACTGAATCGGTGTCTGAGATGTCGGTTAGCAGCAATATTACAGTAAAGTCTCCTGAGTGTGCTGATCATGACAGCAGTGTAACGTCCTACACATCGAGGAGGAGGTATCGCACAGCTAACCAAGCAGAAACTGAGTCAAAAAGTCTCTCTATGGATCCACTGGAGAGAGCTTCATGGAGAAACAGCCGTACTGTAGCCCAGGTGGAACCCACTAAATATGAGAATGATCCTGGCATGGATTTTTCTAGAGTAACTGTAAGGAAAGCGAGTCGTACAAACGTCTCAAACGAGGCAGCCGAGCGGAACAGCAGCACGAGGGGAGCCTTAATTGACGGGTACGCAAAGAAGGTGAATAGCTTTTCAAATTCTCTGGACTTGGTGGAGGCTAAAAGCAGCCTCCCAGCAGAAACCCCTCTACATCGGAGCTATGTCAGTGCAACAGAAAGTATCATACGAAGGAAGCAGAACTCCACAGTGGCATCCAAAGTAGCAGATTGGAATAACACCTGTTCATTG